The Hemiscyllium ocellatum isolate sHemOce1 chromosome 1, sHemOce1.pat.X.cur, whole genome shotgun sequence DNA window ttgactttccacaatgcaagacctcacactcatctatattaaactccatttgccatttcctggcccacttccccagctgatcaaggtcctgctgcaattcctgagaaccttcctcactgtccacaatattgCCTATTTTAGtgacatctgaaaacttactCATTATGCCTTAAATATTTTCACCCAAACCATTGATGtagataataaacagcaatgggcccagcaccgacctctgaggcactccactggtcacaggcctccagtccgacaagcatcatTCCACTATGACCCTCTGCTTCCCactatcaagccaattgtgtatccaatttgccagctccccctggattccatgtgatctaaccttccagagcagccgaCCATGTGGAACCgtatcaaagaccttactgaaatccatatagactacaccCACTTCCCTGCCTTATTCTGCTTTATTTAAATCCTAAACTCTAGTAGCTCATTCATACCTTTTGCTTTCAAACAGTACATTGAActcaatcatgttatgatcactatttgataaATGTTCATATACAATTAGGTTATTGATTAAATCTGGCTCATTACTCATACTTAAATCCAATACTGTTTGTTCTCTGGTTGCATCCAGGACATATTACTCTAGGAACTATCCCAGACACACTCCAGAAAGTCACTGCCTTTCTGATAGGCGCTTGTCTGtctttgtgttgctggaaaagtgcagcaggtcaggcagcatccaaggaacaggaaattcgatgtttcgagcataagcccttcatcaggaatcagcttatgcccgaaacgtcaaatttcctgttccttggattccattttcagctctgactccagcatctgcagacctcacttgtcTGTCTTTTCCAATCTCTGTTAAAATTCCCCCATTAATAGTATTCTGACTTCAATAATATTGCGACCACAACCTGCATTTATACAATCTAGATCTTCAGAGCTGGTACCAGGGGTCTGTACACAACACTTATTACAGTTTTAGATCCTTCACTGTTCCTCAGTTCAACCCACTTGGTCTCCAACTAATGCTTTCCCCCCATTATATCCTGcctttttgtaattttgtttccAAACAGTAAGCCTATTTCATCTCTGCTGCCATTTTCCCTGTCTGTCCTGTAAACCTTACACCCAGGTTTGTTTAGTTCTAACCATCCTGTCTCTGGAACGGCTACTATAATCGTTGTCTCTGATTTGAATTTTGCCAGCACCTCATTTAATTTATTCCTTAGAATCAGTGCATTCATATACAGAACTCTTATTTGGGCCACAGATTGTAACCTGTTTGGTttgtaagtttgttcgctgacctggatggtttgttttcagatgtttcgtcaccatactaggtaacataatcagtgagcctccagtgaagcactggtgttatgcccctctttctgtttgtgtgttttggTCTCTTATGGTGGGTGATATAATTTCTCGTTCTTTTTCTCAGcagatggtagatggggtccaaatcgatgtggtTGTTGGAGTTCTGGCTAgaatcaacaaggtaaaaacaatgactgcagatgctggaaaccagattctgaattagtggtgttggaagagcacagcagttcaggcagcatccgaagagcaggaaaaccgatgtttcgggcaaaagcccttcatcaggaataaaggcagtgcgCCTGAAGCatgagagataagctagaggagggtgggggtggggagaaagtagcatagagtacaataggtgagtgagggagggaatgaaggtgataggtcagggaggaggatggagtggataggtggaaaagaagataggcaggtaggacaagtcatggggacagtgctgagctggaagtttggaactagggtgaggtgggggaaggggaaatgaggaaactgttgaagtccacattgatgccctggggttgaagtgttctgaggcggaagatgaggcgttcttcctccagacgttccTTGCACAGGGGCTATGCTAATCTtctctggttagaatgccaggccCCTAGGGATTCCTGTGCgtgtctgtttagcttgtcctaccatggatgtgttgtcccaaagtggtagtgggtcatgtcttttggtggctagctgGTTTCATGattcctggtggctagttttctgtttgcccaatgtagtgttttttacagtccttgcatggcattttgtaaattacattagttttgctggctGTTTCTATAGGGTCCTTTggattcattagctgctgttaaAGTGTGGTGGTtggtttatgggctaccatgatggcAAGGAGAAAGAGTAGTCTGCAAGTAATTTCAGAGATGtctgatgtaaggtaatgtggctagagtttctgggcacATTGTATCTGCTTGcttgggtttgttgttgagaaatcagcATACTtttgtttattgggtacccattcttccTAAATACGCTGTACAGCTATTATTCTTTGGCTGtttgtagttcctgggtgctgcagtgtattgtggttctttgaaataatgtcctgatgaagCTGTTTGttgtagtgttttttacagtcacattggacaaacaggcagaaaactagccaccaggatacatgaacaccaactagctaccaaaagacatgaccgactatcactggtatccttacatacagatgaggaaggacatcactttgactgggacaacacatccaccatacggcaggctaaacagagacacacatgggaaTCCCTAGAGACCTGGCagtctaaccagaactccatcaatattcacactgatttggaccccatttaccaacctctgagaaaaagaactggaaacgctatcacccaccttaagaaaccaagacacataaccacataacaccagcacttcactggaggctcactgatgatgttacctaatatggtgatgaaacgtcagaaaactaaccttccagctcagcaagcaaacttacacccagaacctcaacctgagctacaaatcttctcaaaaatcacaaactGTAAACTTGTCCTCAGCACTGATGCTTTAGTCACCTGCTTATTGTAACTCTCTTCCAGTTTAATCAATGCATCGCCTGCTGTACCTGAAATAGAATCCCTGTTCCTTTGtcatcttgattttaaaactgTATTGACTTCCTCCAAACCCAGCCCCACATTTAAAGACCTTGTGACCACCTTATCTAGTCTTTCCTTAAGGACATTGGTTCAGATGGAGTCTGTCTCAACAGTTTCCTTCCTGTCACAACATTGATGCCAATGTCCTTCAAAGTGGAACCCTTCTTTCCCACATTGTTCCTTCAGCCACatatttacttccctaattttcttaccTCTATGCCAATTCACACATTATAGCTAATAATGCAGAGATTATATCATCGAGATCTTGTACTTTAATTTTGGTCCTAATTCCTGATGTCTCCCAAACATGACTTCTTGCTACTCTTGTTGAGGTCGTTGGTCCCAACATGAACAACAGCGAcatccttcccctcccactctaatAACCTCTCAACCTGATTGGAGATGTCCCTTGCCTTGGCACCAGGCAGACAACACACCATTCAGTGCACTCAATCCTGCTTACAAACGGTTCTATTCGTACCCCTAATTATAGATCCTCCTACCACTACTTTTCTCTTTACCcaagcccccacccccacaatcttGTACAGCATTCTGTACCATGTGCAGTGGCCAATTTGCCCATCCTCTCTAGAGTCCTTTCCCTCATCCACGGGGAGCAAGCACCTCATAACTACTGGACAAAGTTCAAGAGGTGAAAGTCCTTCAATGCTAAATTCAGGATCCCTCTACCTGTATCGTTGGTAGTCACACTCTCCTGTCCATGACCACTGGCCAAATTTTAAGTACTTAACTTACAGGGTGAGACTGTCTCCTGTAATATAGCATTCAGGTAACTCTTCCCTCTCCTGATGTGTCCATGTTCAAAGTTCAGATTCTAGCTGATCAACTCTGAACTCTCAGCAACACAATTTAAACTCAGAATACAGTGTAATGCTCAGTACAAACTAAATTAAGTCTGATTAAAGATCTAGACTTCTCCTTGCAGCAAACACGCACATTCAAGCTGCTGCAGTCCAACAATGACATGGATAACTCGGAGCTGGAGTTGCCACGTGGTGATCACTACAAACCACAATGGAATCCACCAACTCCTCCATCACACAGACAACACATGACCTGActctgcacctcacatttaattaGATTTCAATTACTTAAAAAAACCCTACTGGTCTTTAGTATTTTTAAACTATATTTCTGTCCAGCATCTCCCACATACTGCAGCAGCAGCACATTGCCTCACATGCCACATCTATATTAATTTATTAATCACTAACATTGATTTTAGTAACTTTACCCTGTATTGTCAATATTTTTACACCAGATCGATTTTATATCTGAAGCTTTTTTAACATAAAAAATGAAACGAGAGACCCAAACACAAACTGAAAACCTTAATTTTATCTTAAAAGATTAAAATATTTACTAGGATGACGAGTGAATGGATCACTGGCTCATAGTAGTTTCTCTGTAGCTAGACTGCATTTAGATGTAATATGTAGTAActcctttttaaaaatggattaatgggatgtgggtattgctggttgGGTCAGCACAAGTTGACCCTCCCTAGCTGTCCTTGGgacggcatgatggctcagtggttagcaatgcttcTTCACAGCCAGGGACCGGGATTCGATTCCTACCTTGGGCGAATGTCtgcctggagtttgcacgttctcccagtgtctgcatgggtttcggtttcctcccacaatccaaagacatgcaggtcaggtcaactggccatgagaaattgcccgtagggttaggtgcacgagtcggggtaaatgtaggggactgggcctgggtgggttactcttcggagggtcggcgtggacttgttgggccgaagggcctgtttccatactgtagggaatctaatctaatctaatcaaaaggcagaagtgagctgccttcttgaactgctgcagtccatatggcaTAGGTAGATCCACAaccctgaatgaatatttttttaaaatccattgcTTAGGCTGACACCAGGTAGTCTTACTGGTTATATTCCTTTGTTAAGACTTTATAGTGATTTGGTACAAGTGAGAGGCTTGCTAGGGTATTTCAGAGAGGAGTTAACAGTCAAgcatattgctatgggtctaaAGTCACATTTAAAGAtggaagattttctttcctaatgGGTATTGGTGAATGAAACGTGTTTTTACAACAATgattacatggtcatcattatgcTAAGTTTTaaatccaaatttttattgaattcaaaatttcaccatctgccattgtagGATTTGAACCGAGGTCTTGGAATTTGGATTAGGGTCTATAACATTTAAACCAGGTTACTGTTCATGTGAAAACCTTTCAGTCATAATCACCATTTCCAAATTACAGGCAATCACTCTGCAAATGTCATCCTATGGAGCAGTGCACCCTCTCAGCTGCATGATAACATCACACTCCAAGGATTCATGCACAGTGATCACTGTGCCAACGCATTCATTTCCAGTTTTTCAAAATGTCGTCAAGTGAAGTACAAGGCATTTAAGACAAACAAAATGTTACCAGGACTGCATGATGAATACTGTAGTGGGATGAAGTTAGAGCAGATCAGTTGGAGTAATTGGCCTGTGTTTTTGctgcaaaattggatgtaatacACAATACAAGGACCTCACCACACTAAAGGAGAGACAATTTAACCCAGTTGCCCAAAAACTGGAACTTTATTTTCTCCAGACATTTCTGTTCACAACTAAAAGTGATGAAAACAATAAATAGAGCTAAACACTGCTGTTCCCAGGGTCTGACTCTACAGTAATAACATGAAGAAGCTGCTTGCAGTGAGTACGTGAGTCCAGCGACCATACGGTGTTAGGCCATAGTGCCAGCTGGACTCTGCAGCTTCTTGGTTGTTATTGATATCAGGTCAGAACAAGCAGAAACCACTTGCCAGGTTGCCTCAGTGAGCATGTGGCCTGCCTCTGCCCCGGCCCTTTGGCAGGGCTGATGAGTCCACAGTGGAGCGTGGATTTTTGATGGTCTCATCAACAGACAGGATCAAGCAGGCTGCCTCTGAGGCAGCGGTGAGAGCATTGATGCGCACCACAGCAGGCTCCCAAACACAGGACTCAAAATTATCAGCAATATCTTCATTGTTCACATCAACTCCGTACCACATTCCACCCTGTAAACAGAGGAGAGGTTATCAGGTAACACTCATGAAACCATCACCCCGTTCTCAGACTTCTGTTTCACCCAGGCCAGTGAGTGCACTGTGCATCAAAATTCATTACATGACCTGTTCACCCCAGCCCAATATAGAGAACCAATTCCAACCAGatacccaccctcctctccccaaTATTAACACTCAAAGCCTCACACAACCCACCAGAGTTCTGCTCCCCAATAACTTTCTTTCAGCCCAGGGAGAGCTCCACCCACATAAACTGATGAAGCTCAATAATCATTCTGGTGTCTATATAGCAGGGTGGCACTGTTTCTGATCATTATCCAGCAACCCCTAGGGAGGGGAAGAGGAAACCCTGGGATTGGTAAGACCTGATCAAGCAGGAATgctaagagagagagtgagagagagagtgtgagagagagtgagagagagagtgagagagagagtgagagagtgagagagagagtgagagagagagtgagagagtgagagagagagagagtgagagagagagagagtgagagagagagtgagagagagagtgaaagagcgagagagcgagagagagagcgagagagcgagagagcgagagagcgagagagcgagagagcgagagagcgagcgagagagcgagagagagagcgagagagatacagATACAGAGAAAGATTTTGTTTTAGGCTAGACTGTCAGACCTTTCTACAGAGTTGAGGGAGTGCCCAGACAGCCTGCCCTTACCTGAGCATGTTTGGCACGCAGCTTGTTGAGGATGTTTGTGGCATCAAAACCAGCATTGTCACACAGCTGTCGGGGAATCACCTCAAGGGCCTTGGCATATGCCCCAATCAGCAGCTGCTGTTTGCCAGGGATGGTTCTCGAATAATCTCGTAGGTGCCTGGAGATTTCCATCTCAATAGCACCTCCCCCGGCAACAACAGAGTCATTCTGCAGATACACAAATATAAATGATCAGGCATTTGAATATCTTGCACTTGCAATTTGCAAGTCACAGCAACATAATGATAAACAAGACAGGCCAATAAAATACATTAAAAGATGGGCCCAGACCCCATCGTCGTCATATTAATCAAAAAACAAACATACTGCTGTTTAAGGTTGCTACTGTGTCACAAGGAACATGAGATGAAGACCAGACAGCCCCTACAGCCCATTCTGCCATGAAATACAGTAATAGCTGATGTTCTAGGTCAACTAAAGTGACAAAATTTATTTGAAAAATAGGGGCAATTATCACAATTTTACAACTATTAAAGGAAATATAGTAGCAGTGACCTTGGACTTAGTGTGCACATATTGTTGAAGGTGATATTTTGATACATGGATGcaagtggttaaaaaggcatacaaGATCCTGGGATTTATAAGGAAAGATTGAAATACAATAGCGAGCAAGTTATGACAAACCTCACAGTCAACTAAAATAGTGTCACTAATTTGGGGCACAATGCTTTCAAAAGAATACAAAGGCCTGAGAGAAggcacagaaaaggtttacaaggaagaCCGCAGGAATGAGCTACCTCAGTCAATCAGGCAGATTAAAGAAGTGTTATTCTCTTTAGAATAACGTTGAGAAGCTGTTAAAAGTGATCAAGATCATGAGGGATCTAGACAGAACAGGTAGAAACAGTGCCAGTACTGGGAGCATTAATGACTAGAGGACACTAACTTCAGGTGAATGGCAAAAATTAAAACTATGAGGAAAAAATGCTATACAGCAAGTGGTTAGGGTGGAATTTATTGACTGCGAATATGGTGGGAACAGATACAAGTGAGGGTAACAAAAGGGGTTTGGAAAAGAGCCTGAAGTGATAATATTCGCAGGGGTTAAAACTGGCTGAGTTTGCAGAGAGGCAGTCAACATTCAaggtctggtctccctcctagcagaaggatgttatgaaacttggaagggttcagaaaatatttacaaggacattgccaggaatAGAGGATTAGAGCTACATGCggaatagattggggctgttttccctggtgcatcggaggtgatgttatagaggtttataaaatcaggagggcatggagagggtaaatagacacggtctttttCCTGAAGtggggggagtccacaactagaggagagaggtttagggtgaggggggaaaaatttaaaagggacctaaggggcaactttttccatgcagaACGTGATGTACGtaaggaataagctgccagatgacgtacatttaaaaggcatctgcataggaaaggtttagagggaaatgggccaactgCTGACAAACAAGACTAggtcaggttaggatatctggtcggcatggatgagttggaccgaagggtccgtttctgtgctatatatctctatgactctaaatggtttgtgtgtgtgtgtgtgtgtgtgtgtgtgtgtgtgtgtgtgtgtgtgtgtgtgtgtgtgtgtgtgtctgtgtctgtatgtgcgcGCGCGCCCGGGAGAGTGAGCAAGAGAGCAAGCGAGAATGCGAAATCGAGAGTGCACAAGCAAGAGCAAAAACGAGTGTGCTGGAGCAAGAGcgaaattgagagagagagaaagagcaagcgagagagagagagcaagagaaagagagagcgaaaatgagagcgcgcgagagagcagACTGAGAGTGCGAGCGCGAGAGAGGAGCAGGATAGTTCCAAAAAGCTGGCACTGACACGATAGGGTGAATCACTTTCAATTATGCTGCAGCATCCTATGACTGCATTTCAGCACGTGGAAGAAGGGAGTATTCACAGAGAACTTTTAGCTTGGGGACCTGAGCTGAATGCAGAATTTAAGAGGACATGCCAATCTTtactgtactctcaattcagaaTGTTTCCACATTGGCACATGCCAAATATGAAATTAAAcaaaagggagctttactctcagCAGTTTTGTGGGAACCTACCGTACTCTCATTTAGACCCCTCACAGCTAAATGTGTACTGGCGCAGTGCACGCATGCTATGTAGGCACAAGAAATTGTCCCAAATTCAGTCACAGTGCCACTGATCACATCATGGATGCTAGAGCTGGACTACAGAAATCAACCATTAACATGTTAACCTGCCTACTGTACATTTTACTGCTTCACCAACCCTGTATGAAATCTCTGGGGCTCTTGAAGCACTCAGGGCTCAGTGGTTTGCCTCCAAAACCCCCACACCGCTCTTTAACTTTCTTACCTTGATGGCTCGTCTAACAATCATTATTGCATCATGAAGGGAACGCTCAGTCTCTTCCATAAACTGCTCTGAACCCCCTCTAAGAATGATCGTACAGGTCTTGGCCTTGGGACACCCAGTGAAGAAGTTATATCTGGACAGTGGGTGGAAAGAATAGGTACAATTCAATGGAAGATTCAAAAACACATTTTAGCATATTCCACCTGAAGTCATACAAGTCAGAAATACTCAGACTGGAGAAGAAAAAAATATCAAATTGTAGGATGGCATTGTTTCTGACCCACGTTGACCCctgtaaatgcaggaaggatgttcttaatGCCTCAGTCGCTCAGTATCGGGGATCACAGCTTAAGGGCCTTCTGGGATTAAGAGGTGAAATCcttcacacagagtggtaagcctgtgggactttctgccacagaaagtagctGAAGTCAAAacactgaatgctttcaagatgGAGACAGATATAACTCTTAGGTCTGAAAGGATTTGAGGAGAAAGGGCAAACAGGGTTTTATTTTTAGGTATGGGCCTCACTGgctacatttattgtccatcatcaattgcccagagggcaatgaagagttaaccacattactgtaAAATCTAGAAAAACTTGGTGATGttctaatatatatataaaagatcGCTCAATGGGTTTAACTTCACTAAGAACAGATTCCAGGCTATACGCAACCCAGCAGTTGTACCTTTCACTTCCAACCTGGGCTTCCTCAAAGAGTGTGCACTGACCCAACACGTCACCTGTCAACGCATTAACACTGGTCTGAATGGAACCACCGCAAGCCTAGAAGACAAGAAAAGCAAATGTATAGAAGTATATACAAAGAACAAATCTGCACCTGTTCTATTAACTAATATCGTGCAACAAGTCTCAACCTGCAAATCTCCTGGGTTCTGAATGCTCGAAATGTACACTGATGTCCAATGTAGACTAAGTTGGTTTTCTGGTCTATACTTAACTGGCAACAGTCAATAGCTTGAGCAACAAGTGTTTCTGGCTGACAGTAGCCATCCTGGATTACTTTATTATTTCCTGTTAAACAACAATATAGGCTAGGTTTGGCTCTGATCCACCCAACGGTCAATTAGCCAACTGATCTTGATGTCTAGTTCACATGTTAACAGGGGAGATGCTCTGAACAGCTGCTGATATCTATGAAAGCAGCAAGGGTCAGCCATTGGCTTCTCAATGAGAAACACGAAGAGGAAAATTTACTTAGAATACTTGAATATCTTCTGCCTTATATAACACAGTTTTGTACCCAATCTGTACTTAtaattgatgttttggagaaacaAAATTATATCATAGTATATCAATTTAATTATCACCTACATGTATTTATTAAAAAGCTAACAATGAGCATCATTTCTGGTGACAGATTGCTCCTATTATACTTGAAAAAAGCTGAAAAAAAGACACCTTGCTGaagcttttaaaaaaaggaaagccTTAGCAAAATGTACCTACGGTAGTACCTATGGAAAGCTAGGACAAacgcggaatacagggttaacggtagggttcttagtaaggtggaggagcaaagGATCTtgaggtctatgttcatagctctttgaaagttgccactcaggtggatagagcttgtaagaaggcctatggtgtattagcgttcattagcagagggagtgaattcaagagttgtgaggtgatgttgcagctgtgtaggaccttggtaaggccacatttggagtactttgtgcagttctggtcacctcactttaggaaagatgtggaagctttggagagggtgcagaggagatttaccaggatgttgcctggaatggagaataagtCGTACGAGGATacgttgagagtgctaggccttttctcattagaacggcgaaggatgaggggtgacgtgatagaggtttataagatgatcaggggaatagatagagtagatagtcagagatttttttccctgggtacaacaaagtgttacaaggggacataaatttaaggtgaagggtggaaggtataggggggatgtcaggggtaggttctttacccagagagtggtggaggcatggaatgcgctgcctgtgggagtggcagagtcagaatcattggtgacctttaagcggcaattggatcgGTACAtgaataggtgcttaagctaggacaaatgtttggcacaacatcatgggccaaagggcctgttctgtgctgtattgttctatgttctattttcttaaCAATACTAAAGTTCTCTACTACCAAATGACTATTATGTTAATCACGTTAGATTTCTTACTGATTTGTCAGCGAGATTGATCATTAGTGAAAATAACATTTCACAGCAAGGGAAATATAGCCAGTTAGTTCTTGCAACACAGCTCTATTTATTCATTAAACAATGAAAATTCACTGACCATCATAGTTCGCTTAAGATCCTCCTCTGGGACCCTGCCAGCACAGAACATGTCTCTGTCTGCAAAATACTGGGTTGCCACATCTCCAATTGGAAGCTTAGACAGCACAACTTTGGCCCCAGACAGATGAATTTTCTCAAGTTTATCATAAAGGATATTCCACTCTGCATCAACAATTGCCTGATAGTCCTAGAAACAAAAAGAGATCAATGTATTTAATGGTAAGAGTATATCAACAGTGGAGCCAGTCAGTGTAATACAGTGTCCTGGGGAAATGGGTTAACACAAGTACCATTATTGTTAAATCCAAATCCTGCAAGATCACTGTGCTTTGCTCAATCCCTGACCCATCATGGAGAAAAAATTCTCAGTAAATACAGTTTGACCATTTCAAATCTAAGCTCAGCCTCTTGGAACTATTATTTTGTTCTAACTTTGCTGCACTCTGATGTGAATGGATGTGAAGTTGCTGGTGTGTGGACTGGCATGGACAAAGTCCgaaaccacacaacaccacgcCATATTCTatcaggtttacttgaaatcagaAAGGTTCAGAATGTAGCCCCTTTGTGGCAACGGTGGGAGTACGCTCTGAAaacttgcgatttcaaataaacttggtgtcatgtgacatctgacTATGTAAATGGAGTATGAGAAGAGCTTCTAACGAATAAAAAAAGAaattgtgaaggagagagagagtggggttggTGAAAGGAATATTCTTTTCCTCCATACACTGCATCAAGCAGTCCCTATAGGGAGGTATGGCACTCTTCTATTCCTCAGCAGCCATCATGTGCTTTCTGAAAAATTGCCAACTGATGGCAAATAAGGAGTTGTTTTGTATTGTGAACCTGTGTCCAGTGGAATCTGAACTACAACTACAACAGCCCAAAATCATTCCAAATGACTTCCAGAGTTAGCAGAAGAAACATTATTTCACTCCATCAGCCCGGACTCTATGAATCCAGCTTCCCAGTGTGAAAGCCAAGAGGCAAACTCGCTGAGGATACCAGTGCCTTGTAATATGAAgttgtgtactgtatctttaaacGAGGGTGAAACCTGTTTTGGCAGAGAGAGTTTgcaggcacctgtcatgtgactggcTGCAAGTCAGAGTGCACTGGAAAATtgataaaatgtaacatttggctacTGTGTTCACAacagttcaaatttaaccagcttaaattatgccccaggataccgAAACCTAATCAAAtctgaattttactgttttgacaatattgaaccaatgagacaatccgatgtttggggattaaaaaaaagcagacattttgaaagcCAGTGAGAGTAAACTGCCATCTGGAGAGAGACTGCTtttcaaaacactctctatcaaaaggtacctttttcatatgaaacatctttgcagcaagaGACCAAAGACGACCCATTGAGATCTACAGGTAGAGGAAGGCAGATGCCGATGACAGCCACTAtcaggttttgaaaattaagttgatgcaattttaatagGGGCTTTTACTGGATcagtacaggggaacctcgattatccgaatgagatgggtgggcactatttcattcggataactATTATTcaattaattgattcaatgcctttcctctcgGGCCCAGGAGTTTTCTATTAAGTTGCTCCCTGTTTAGGAgacgaggcagcagcacaccgcgcACAAGgccctgcccccaaaccccatccatcTCATGCCCGCCCCCAAtttcatccaacaccacccctgccTGCCCCCAAAAATccacccaacaccgcccccgcctgCCCCCAAAACCCCACCAAACACTGCCT harbors:
- the cct7 gene encoding T-complex protein 1 subunit eta encodes the protein MMSAPVILLKEGTDTSQGTPQLISNINACQVIAEAVRTTLGPRGMDKLIVDDRGKATVSNDGATILKLLDVVHPAAKTLVDIAKSQDAEVGDGTTSVTLLAAEFLRQIKPYVEEGLHPQIIIRSFRRATELALEKIKAIAVTVKKDSKELQRELFEKCAATALSSKLIALQKGFFSKMVVDAVMMLDDLLPLKMIGIKKVQGGGLEESQLIAGVAFKKTFSYAGFEMQPKKYEKPKIALLNVELELKAEKDNAEIRVNSVEDYQAIVDAEWNILYDKLEKIHLSGAKVVLSKLPIGDVATQYFADRDMFCAGRVPEEDLKRTMMACGGSIQTSVNALTGDVLGQCTLFEEAQVGSERYNFFTGCPKAKTCTIILRGGSEQFMEETERSLHDAIMIVRRAIKNDSVVAGGGAIEMEISRHLRDYSRTIPGKQQLLIGAYAKALEVIPRQLCDNAGFDATNILNKLRAKHAQGGMWYGVDVNNEDIADNFESCVWEPAVVRINALTAASEAACLILSVDETIKNPRSTVDSSALPKGRGRGRPHAH